From Lucilia cuprina isolate Lc7/37 chromosome 4, ASM2204524v1, whole genome shotgun sequence:
tacatCCCTCTCAGccctttttttttgtaaaaatattccgtaaaaacaaatttaatgattaatttttttaaaataattgaaattgaaaaaataattgaattgaaattgatacttgttttgttttgaatttatttttttgtcgcATAGATGGGAAAGTAATGaacaattttgttgaaaaattaaagaaaaaaatcttaagtttgattaacaaaattgaaaaaagtttgaaaCTGCTGCCTGAAGGGTTTCCCATTTATGATTATACCCCAAATACGGTTTACGCTATCTGTTTGCGTgtaggactaatatttttgatgttataaacatcagcgcAAATGCACAATAAGTAAAACCAATtaagaatgtatagtcgggcacgGCCGATCACTTGATATctttaatgttcttttttgccttaattcctaaatatttataatttttaaaagtttattgacaaatacaattttagttTGATATACTTGAGTTGAATTAAATAATGCTGAAAAACTGCACTTTTGTTCAGTTATTgtccaaaattaaattttattaaatattgttgttattacattttcgttttcgaatttaatttaattaataaataatcaaatgaataaataaataaattaataaataaatattttattcattttaataaataaacttaaactgtAAAGAAAAATTAGCACTCGCCTTTAATGATTCGGTTGAAAAAATTTCACCGAAAAAAAGGCTGcacataaaaaaacacaatgagTATGTCAAGTATTAAGGATCTGGtgatcaataaattaattaaagctaaaataaataatataagcaaaataaatgaaaacatttaaataaatatttttaaaactaaaactcaataaatatgaaataaataaattaattaaatataaaaatatttaggcACAAAGCAATGGTTTCATTATattgcaaaaacttttttaataattatacattttactTATGACTTTTATAAGttggaaacaaaaatatttaaaaaatataataaataaagcaattataagtaattatactatgtatgtataaaaacttttataaaattaagtggcaaattgttttataaatgcaCTTATATAGTTttacaattatataaatttaataaataaataaataatttaatagtttaaataaatatgcattagaaaaaaataaatacgttttaaaagtaataaataaacatttgagcTTTTTTCATGTTAGCTTTTTTGATCATTACAAGctgaaagtaaataaataaatttataaatcccCAATTGTTTAACatagatttgtttaaataaataaccaaCCACctttgttttgtaataaataaataattataataaataatttaataaataaattaattaattaatatttcaataaatattgttgctatataaataaatattaattattaaaatattgttttcatgGCAGAATTTTAAATCGCACAGAATATAttctgtaaaaatatatataaatcgtttaataaatagtttattttagtttcttttaacactttttatgtttctttcgttaaataaataattaatttaatttgttcatagaacttttacttttttaatattataaaaaatatgtttgttttaaaacggTCATATATCATAGATATATttcattaatagttttttattaattcaacatttgtttatttaaatattgttttgtttctttttaattttgcatattATATGGAAACACATGTTAACCTGTTTGTGCTATAAAAGGATTTTgcttaatattgttattttaagttCGTAAATCATAAGATAAAAATGTGATATATATTTGTCaataattaattacaataaaaaaacaattatagtttttattataagtgatttttaacaattaaatgataataattgTTCATTCAATGAACAATTATTCACAAATGAAAAATTCTTCACCaagatttataaacaaaacaaaaaatacgacaacaatttttttgaaaactcaaTCAATGATCTTAGTTTACAGGAACTAGTTTTTctctccttaaaaaaaaaaacgttttcaaaaaaatgacttcttattaaaattgataacataataatttatcaaaaattttgaaaatattaaaattattttatacagattattaaatttacaaattttgtactTTTCATAGTATTAAGAATTTTGTCCTGGAAAAAATCgttatattgataaattcttatgatttataaaacctttttctataaaaatttagacATTGTATCTTAGAACACAATTATAGCACAAATGAATATACAAATTTGATCTATTCTAGTACtagtacaaaatttttgttttgttcaaaatttaaaatatatttctttaactcTTTCATTAATTGGAATTGCTTTTAATTTTGACTAGTACCATAGTAGAACTttaacccccatattcataaaccaatttttattttataaacgatttcgtatggaaattttgatttataaactttttataaaataaaatgctgtttatgaataagggggtaagtttataaataatatacaatCTTTAACCctttaaataattgattttcaataaataaatagcaataaataaataaataaaacttaatgcTAATATTCGCACATTTGTCAAACTTTtggattaaatattaataaataaataaatatttgtataaattattaaataaataattaaacactaaaaaatatatttttcacaaaattattttaaaataaatttcaataaataaatagttattaagaaaaaaatagtttaataaattatatagattaaagaaataaataaataaattaaataagttaaattaaataaataatttctttttgtttttaaaaaacgtTATTGTTAAATCATTTCATAAGCCCCTGTTtaatatttcatacaatttcAGCTCACATATGATATGGTTGACAGAATTGATATACCAATCTTTGTGATCTTTCTGTCTTTTTCATAATGCCCTTCTTGTAGTATTGACGTATGGAACGTGATAGTTTATCATAATTCATGGCTGGACGATTTTTGCGTTTACCCCACAATTTGGCAACTCTCACTGAAtcctctattttaaaaatgcCTTTGCTGCGATCAATCCAACGTATAGCTGTGCCATTAATATGGGGTGCCGCTAAAAGTTCTTTCAGAAATTGCCATAAATGTATGTGAGATCCACCATTGCGGGTGCCAGCACGTTTAACTGGCGTTATGGTATTGATTTCATTAGTAGTATTGttggtattattattgttgttgtcgctGATATTATTATTTGTGTTATTGCTACTGTTGTTATTTATACCATTGGAATTTGTATTGATCACCTCTTCGTTAGTATTAAAGTGGCCGTTGATTTGTTGGTGTGCGTTCGTCAGAGAGTTGTTAGTGGTAGTATTGTTGTTGGTAAGAAAATCATCTTCATctgtaattagtttttttattgtttcatttaataatttaaatttgttataaaagtttataattacCTTCGGTATCTTCTTCCATGCTGTTATTGTATGCAAGCAATATATTGCTTGTCCACATATTATGTGTTTGTTGCATTTGATTTATAGTtgtactttttggatattcaGGTGAACATGTTAGTTTCCATAATTCCAATTGAGCATGCAAAGTACTACCACCCTGTAATAGACAAAGGAATTaagtgttaaaatttgtttgtgcaATAATccgaaaattataaatatagtgGTGTTATTATTAAACTACCTTAAACAATTGTATTTCCAATTCACAGTAGACTGTTTTACCttgtatgtaatattttttttatatgtttgatTTAGAAGcgataacaaaataataatgaaagaaCCAATACAACGTTATGACGCCAATTGTGAATTTTTTGTAACACATCGTAATATTCgtgttatatttatatatatgtatatatatatattatatatatatatatatatatatatatatatatatatatatatatatatatataatatatatatatatatatatattatataatatatatatatatatatatataatatatatatatatatatatatatatatatatatatatatatatatatatatatatatatataatatatatatatatatacaaagtatgtatattttgaGTATTTAAGAAATTACATTACGAATTAGGGATaaatgtccgtctgtttgttaaAATCACAATAGGGACAATACGGGATAAGCTAAGCAGTTGAAACTTTGCATAAGTATTCTCTATTCTATCATTTAGTTTCATGCATATAAGGCAGCGAAACGCACTGAGCTCTCAAATGAGCTCTCTTGTACTCTTTTTTTTACACGTACGTTTGctcacatatatataaaaaccaacaaaatcgGTCAGACAACAATTTTGtactttcattttatataaaatttgtaaaaatggcccaaaactttttttttttttttcaaaaaattaaaaaggactCTCTTTACATCGTTTCATTAAATACTGATTACctataattaaaacataataaattcttttgtttCTCAAAACTGCTTGAATtgctacatatatatatattttcatatgaaaaaaaaaaaacaagaaaaacttcCTCCTACACAATAAAATTCTCATAGAATAGCTAGCTCATCACAAGACactagaaaattaaaacaatgaaaCTATTTTAACTTGATAAAAcattaagcaaaaaaagaataatcaggttttaaaattcattaagtcattaaaataaagtaaacttAAATAAgttgaaactaaaaataataataataaaaaatgcaaacaaacaaaatcataaatttaaaaatgatcaTAAACTGTAAAAAATGCAATGCTCTGATATacaattttgtgtattttcatACAAGTACAAGTGGATTTCTGGTCTGACACAAGTTATTTTTAGTCTCGGttactgttttttattatagatGTAAAACTATCatcataatgatgatgatcatcatcatcattattaatgTATAGTTGAATGATCATTATTACAATTTGATCATAATGACGACTCACTTTCACCTTGCAATGTCGTTGCTGGTCGTTGCCTTACATTAtattcaattacaataacaaatttattaatatttttgttgttgttttgtttgtactttgttttgttatacttttgttgttgtttctaatAAGTCTAGTCTAGCCATTGGTACTTAAAGGTTTCTTTACCtgtatgtaaaaatgttttaaaagtggCCAAACAGTAACCTTCTACTTGTTTGTACTTTTTGTAATGCGTCATGCAATTTAAACACAATCACTTGCACTTTACAATAACAGATACATTCAGTTTGtagttttttggttttattgttgttgttttttaatttttttggtttctttgtTTATTGAATGAGTTTTATAGTGCTGCACTGTTGGTAGTGTTTGTGAGAATAgtggtaaatatttatttaaaaacatgacAAAAGAcagtttaaattaacatttaattttaaaaaatatcgaaaattaaataaaatgatttctaagtttttttgtgtattttaggTACACGTAAGGGTAAAATTAGAAGGTATTTGCCTTCTAAAACAATAAGGGAATTATCATAACTAATAATCCtttatacacttttataaaatttgaatattaacatattaatacatattgactatgtttaaatatatgtcgatgtttcaatatttttaatataagtatatacatacgtataggctttgtatatttatttaatttaaaaccatAGTGCAATTCTAACTACCGTTTCTTCAAGTcgttcatatatatttatatgtgatATGTGTAGTATTCGTGTCTTTGCTGTCGCTTACATACAGCAGTTTCACTAAACAACCTTCACACATTCTTTTCTTTACCTTCAGCCATGACCACGGTTactaaatttttgtgttttttttctctttttatttttgttataattttattttcacatttacttttcttactttttccccaaaaataaaaagaaaaaaaactacgaACATGCTCCAATAAGATGAGTTTGAAATGATGTGcttgtttcttaagtcttttgaatATGAGAGTAAATGAGTGAATATAAGGTTTGTGTCTTCAGTCATTCAGATAAAAATATTGAGTGagagttatttttataattttgatattttgtttagtttgttttgattttgataTTTGTGTAAGAATAAATATTACTCATTTTACTCTGGCTGCtctcttttttcgttttagtagatatttaaaatgaaagcttttatttactttcatttttaATACTCTTCATTTAgttgtttcttttataatataacatttatttttaaaacatttataactgttttagttattaaatgcagcttttaagtatatttgtgattttataaaattttgcttgtTTAACGACTTGAATATTTACTCATATTATTTGTAAATGACGTCAACATCAAGATGTCGTAACttgttatttaaacttttaatattgttttggtTTTGTTATCTTTATCTCTTTTACTCTTTCTTAATATTTTGTGATCTTTTTGGGTAAATTGTCTAACATAGAGAAAAAAACGAATTTCTTTCTTGCCCTCCCATTCTAAGCCCGCGCAGCTGACATAAGCTAATGAAAAAACATGtgtaaaacgaaacaaaaacaatatcttACATTGTTTCTAAAAGCTTAGATTGGTAACCATTAAAAGCTGGTACGACCTtgtcttatttaaaattcacatttaatttaatcaatttgAATCGTTTAGCATATTAAAAAGCCACAAACATACTAGTATTATGTTTCTTTaagcataaaaaattaaataatagatTCTTGGTATTACTTACCTCTGGTATTCTTTTGACAAATTCATTTTCAGTTAGTTGCAATAACTCAGCAccattttcaagaaatttattttcaatatcatcAATTATTGGTAATTCGAATTGTTGTAGGGTGGATCGTAACCATGCGTGTACTTGATTTGCTGACCAAGCCGAGGgatctaaaaaataaatattaaattaaatctaatttaaaaattgtatacaatgtTTTTGTTGAGTCATTTGACCATTGGaaaaactagtttatagttaaAGGTTAAATTGGTTCATTTGTGATTATGGTTATTAtggtgaaaaaaattataattgattttttgtatgtttaaaaaattgctgAACTATGAATCATTATTGATAATATTTTAGACATGCTACTGGTTAAGAGGTATTTAAATaagttataattataatttttaaacaatcctatagctttttgtttttttttatttttttaacgatataataatataataatttccaGTTGATATTGGTTtaacaatttgcaaaaaaaaaaaagatttttgcaGAAAGCCTTTCCATGAGAACTAGGaattgtcaaaatttatttgaatgatttgtttttaataactaattataaatatttaatatactagCTTTATGTATCCAGCATTTGAGTGAATTCCTAAAGCTCCAACATAAAATTGAGCAATAATAAtctatgaaaaaacaaaattcgctctttattaattgaattaatggTTCTAcatgaaatttcataaaattttctaatatgaCTAAGATCCTCATAAAATGTTTGTCTCCAATGCATAtcaaaatgtaagaaaatttcataaatgtaGAACTATTTAATATACAATAAGTATTGGTACGTTTAATTTGAATTTCACTTACCCTGTGATATTTGCAATTTAGCACAAGTATCATCAGCATCACGTTTCGCTTGTTCTAATGCTAATGAAATAACTGGTTCGATATTATCACGAACCTCTTCTAGGCCACCAATAAACGACTCCAGAGCCAAAGGTTTCAGATTGTGTCTTTTTTGGAAAGTAGTATCTTCCAAATATTCACGCAATAATTGATGATCGGCCGATGATACTGCTGCCACGGTGGCACTACACTGTGATTTGTTCAAATCATTAAACGTTTCAACATCGGAATCGAAAGGTTCTGATTTGAAATCGAAACCACTGCTACAGCTGCTATAGCTAGACTGTGGTGTGGGTGTATCACAGTTGGATTCGGGTGGTGAAGGTGGCAATATGTGTAATTGCTCTTGCTTAATCGTTTGAGCGTCAATGGAGGGACACGGTGAGGAGGCAATATTATATAGAGAATTGCGAGATGAACTCAAAGATTCAAAACAGGCCGAGGAGGGCGATGATGAGTATTGGGTCTGGGAAAAATTGTATTCTGATTGAGCAGGGCTAGATTGCGGCGACGGATAGATTTGTACTGGGTAAGCGGGTGGTGGTGGTACAAGTTGATTTTGTTTcgtatttaaaggaaaatagcTTTGATAAATTTGCTCTTGTTTAATTGTGTTGAGAGAAGGACACGAGGACCAGGTTTGTTCGATTTTTATATCGGGTACAGCAAGTGAGTTGGCTTTATCTTGTTGTATATGTTGTTGATTTGTTGTCGTTGTATCGAAATTGTAAACTGTTGTTGGTATATTATCTATAAGATTCGTTTGTGTTATATTtgtcgttattgttgttgtttgtgtactgttattattattatgattgtaATCCTGAGGTAGTAGTGATAGATCAAAATTATCTGTATACGTTGCATATGGATCGTTTATAGTTCCACTAGCACTTGTTGTTGTGACTGCAAATTGTGTCGATTGATGTGTTTGTGAAAATTCGTATGAAATTTCTGGTATTTGAGGGGGTAAAGTTACCAAACAGTCACCTGTTTGAGGCATCTGAAATTGggagaaacaaacaaaattattattaattaaaattcaagatatagattgtttaaatataaaattatttttttttttattttaaagttcatTGATCTATTTggtttgaaaaaattaacaaaaatatcatgtgGTACCagtaacaaacaaattttgaactTGTTTAACATATAGTAAGTAAGATCTATTGATAAGTAAACAAATTgagaataaaatcaaaaataaattataatattaatttacaaaacaaatccTAGTCATTTctgttatatttacatatatcaaGTTTAGACATGATTTTATAATACTTGGACCATAAATTAGTTTTCTCtttgattttcattctttttatgCAATGATTTTCTAATATCAAGGCATCTTTGtggataaataaaaatttatattgtggGATCTATTTAAAATGTTACCATTAGATTGTAGTCAAATCATTAAGGTATGAATATGCCtaagttatatgtatgtacatatgtataatttgttttaataaattttttaaataaatgtttttagttttattaattcgaataaatatttccaattagtgtttaaaatttttaaaatacttagtgtttaaaaattttatttaagtgtttttttttcaataaaatttatactataacatatttctattaaaacacATTCCATGTTTAAAGATAAGAAAGGTCTTAATCGTGCCatttagtaaaattattttttagtctGTGTACCGTTTTGAAATTAATGTGTTTTGTCGGGTCGACTTATAATTCTTAACTAATCGAGgcgtttgaaattttttgtgtgtttgcttTGAGATGAATATTTATTGTTCTTATCACTAATggaaactatttatttttttatgttaaataattgtcttgcctttatttttatttgtaaaataatgtatatatgtttcgatttttttcactatttgaaatttgaaacacACAATAtggttgaaaaaatattttaatatttgaaagcaaatattttatgaaaatatttttatttaaataatttgtttttgaatttaatttcagTTATATCTTgtatagttattttaaaaacataagaaACTCACAACAGGCGCGATAGTGGCCTATGTGCGTTTTTTCGGATTTGAAGAAAcctattctaaaaaaaagaaaaataaataaatacaataacttATATATGACAATAAAGCTGCATGTTACTGATGTTTACATTGAGTATCGTTATCTAAATGCAAATAATCGTGCATGTCTCCCTTACATATAtaccaattttgctgatttataTAAAGCATGTTTGACGGAATTAATGAATGTTTGGACTCAGAGAATATATGGTGtctttatgaaattgttttcaatagacagacggacattttgctatttatatatgtttatatgaaaTTACAACAAGAATGAAAAACCCATCACAAGTGTAAAAAACTTGCActtctttattataaatatataattgtgttaaaaaaactctttattaATCTAATTTAATggcattaaaaaacaaaactaacttAAACTTACcaactttaaacaaaacaaaaatactgaTTTAGTTAAttcgaaatattttatagattcatataataaaaatcatcAATTGTTTAGTGAGATCATTATGTGTGTAatacaaacaactttttttttaatataaatataaacaaaaacaatattaaaattcacACCTTTTTATAATTGCTTTTGAAGatgtaaagatttaaaaaattttaaacacttaaaattATTGAGATTTTACGCTTGTATGTAGcttaattattattacttttttcattcaattaaaatatatacaaaaatatacatatgtatgttttaaacatacaaaactaaAGATAGACACAAAAATACACAAACTGAATATAGACGAACGAATAAAGCGcgaattacattttttaatcaaaacttaAAACGTTCTTAACGATGTTAACAAGCCGTTATGCCGGTAAAAAgccaactaaatataaaaaaatatttgctaacaTTTATCAAGCTTTTACTACCAATCTAATAACCATACCGCCAAACACCCAGACAAATAACCAGTCTACAACTAAAACCTTTCCAACGAGCTTGTAgttgaaacaataaaaaaaacgcaaaaaaccctaataaaaatacaataaacaaaataaattaatgacgtttttgaaaaaagtaactAACATGACGTTATAGTTCTATAGTCATTTAATTCTAACTgagaataagaagaaaaaacccAAAAGCAAATTGATCGTGGAGAATTCATTGTTATTGTGTTTTACCTATTTCTCCCAAATCCCCTTTAGTGTCGATGGACAAAATCTGCTCTAGAGAtgagaaaaaatacaacaacgcgggaaagcttttatattttaaagtttttgaaatgttttattgtttGAATTGCGATTTTGCAAAAAGGTTTATTACATTTTAGTGGCGCAtgcttatacatatatgtttgtatcTATATGTTGTGTGTTTGTAAAAATGTGTGAATTTGTTGTAATTGCAGTGATTGACTGGTTTTTGTAAATTACGTTAAATGACAACTCAGATGCTTGGTAATACCATAAAATTAATGACGATTTACAATGGAGTACTCTACTAATTATTGTAAGGTATTGtggaatttttaaatcattattttaatattaattagaaaaatgttgATCCAAGAAGTATTTTTGTATGTGAGATATTGTTTTGTAatctttaaaaatgcaaaaatgttgATCAAAGaagtatttttgaatttatgatCCTTAatggttttttaatttttcaaaatacttctaatttatttgtaaatataacaacaGGAGTTTATACATCTATTTAATTAATGATTCTCAATTCCTTACCAGCAATTGAAAATCCTGACCtcagtataattttattttaaactgaggtataaaatttgtattgtatCGCGTTGCCTTAGAAAAATGTGTATCTTTTCGGATTCGTTAGATAAtgtaattaatatgtatttttaaaagtaacCGAATTTTTAATGC
This genomic window contains:
- the LOC111675765 gene encoding DNA-binding protein D-ETS-4 isoform X1 → MENCNKEKMFSFSTTTSTTTLATSSEAATTATPAAPPPSQLTKTVANALKMPQTGDCLVTLPPQIPEISYEFSQTHQSTQFAVTTTSASGTINDPYATYTDNFDLSLLPQDYNHNNNNSTQTTTITTNITQTNLIDNIPTTVYNFDTTTTNQQHIQQDKANSLAVPDIKIEQTWSSCPSLNTIKQEQIYQSYFPLNTKQNQLVPPPPAYPVQIYPSPQSSPAQSEYNFSQTQYSSSPSSACFESLSSSRNSLYNIASSPCPSIDAQTIKQEQLHILPPSPPESNCDTPTPQSSYSSCSSGFDFKSEPFDSDVETFNDLNKSQCSATVAAVSSADHQLLREYLEDTTFQKRHNLKPLALESFIGGLEEVRDNIEPVISLALEQAKRDADDTCAKLQISQDPSAWSANQVHAWLRSTLQQFELPIIDDIENKFLENGAELLQLTENEFVKRIPEGGSTLHAQLELWKLTCSPEYPKSTTINQMQQTHNMWTSNILLAYNNSMEEDTEDEDDFLTNNNTTTNNSLTNAHQQINGHFNTNEEVINTNSNGINNNSSNNTNNNISDNNNNNTNNTTNEINTITPVKRAGTRNGGSHIHLWQFLKELLAAPHINGTAIRWIDRSKGIFKIEDSVRVAKLWGKRKNRPAMNYDKLSRSIRQYYKKGIMKKTERSQRLVYQFCQPYHM
- the LOC111675765 gene encoding DNA-binding protein D-ETS-4 isoform X2, with amino-acid sequence MPQTGDCLVTLPPQIPEISYEFSQTHQSTQFAVTTTSASGTINDPYATYTDNFDLSLLPQDYNHNNNNSTQTTTITTNITQTNLIDNIPTTVYNFDTTTTNQQHIQQDKANSLAVPDIKIEQTWSSCPSLNTIKQEQIYQSYFPLNTKQNQLVPPPPAYPVQIYPSPQSSPAQSEYNFSQTQYSSSPSSACFESLSSSRNSLYNIASSPCPSIDAQTIKQEQLHILPPSPPESNCDTPTPQSSYSSCSSGFDFKSEPFDSDVETFNDLNKSQCSATVAAVSSADHQLLREYLEDTTFQKRHNLKPLALESFIGGLEEVRDNIEPVISLALEQAKRDADDTCAKLQISQDPSAWSANQVHAWLRSTLQQFELPIIDDIENKFLENGAELLQLTENEFVKRIPEGGSTLHAQLELWKLTCSPEYPKSTTINQMQQTHNMWTSNILLAYNNSMEEDTEDEDDFLTNNNTTTNNSLTNAHQQINGHFNTNEEVINTNSNGINNNSSNNTNNNISDNNNNNTNNTTNEINTITPVKRAGTRNGGSHIHLWQFLKELLAAPHINGTAIRWIDRSKGIFKIEDSVRVAKLWGKRKNRPAMNYDKLSRSIRQYYKKGIMKKTERSQRLVYQFCQPYHM